Proteins encoded together in one Aurantiacibacter aquimixticola window:
- a CDS encoding NuoB/complex I 20 kDa subunit family protein encodes MQTEVNDKGFLVTSTEDLFQWARTGSLWWMTFGLACCAVEMIHVNMPRYDMERFGVAPRASPRQSDVMIVAGTLCNKMAPALRRVYDQMSDPKYVISMGSCANGGGYYHYSYSVVRGCDRIVPVDIYIPGCPPTAEALLYGVMQLQRKIRRSGTIER; translated from the coding sequence ATGCAGACCGAGGTGAATGACAAGGGCTTCCTCGTCACCAGCACCGAAGACCTGTTTCAGTGGGCGCGCACCGGTTCGCTGTGGTGGATGACCTTCGGCCTGGCCTGCTGCGCGGTCGAGATGATCCACGTCAACATGCCGCGTTACGATATGGAGCGTTTCGGCGTCGCCCCGCGCGCCAGCCCGCGTCAGTCCGACGTGATGATCGTGGCCGGCACGCTGTGCAACAAGATGGCTCCGGCGCTGCGCCGCGTCTACGACCAGATGTCGGACCCGAAATACGTGATTTCGATGGGCAGCTGCGCCAATGGCGGCGGCTATTATCATTACAGCTACTCCGTGGTGCGCGGCTGCGATCGCATCGTGCCGGTCGACATCTACATCCCCGGCTGCCCTCCTACTGCCGAAGCGCTGCTTTATGGCGTGATGCAGCTCCAGCGCAAAATCCGCCGCAGCGGGACGATCGAGCGGTGA
- a CDS encoding thiolase family protein: MPAFNESDPIVILSYARTPMGSMQGALADVAATDLGAAAVKAAVERAGVAGEDVDRVYMGCVLPAGLGQAPARQAALLAGLPQSAQATTVNKVCGSGMQTVIMGAEALATGSVDTVIAGGMESMTNAPYLLKKHRSGARIGHDKAYDHMFLDGLEDAYEEGRAMGTFAQEMADKYQLTREEMDDYSIASLERANKAIASGAFADEVVPVTYTTRKGEVTIDTDEAPSRGNPDKIPQLRPAFAKDGTITAATSSSISDGAAAVVLSRHSVAEAKGHTPVAKIVGLTAHAQAPEEFTIAPVGAIQKLLEKTGWSVDDVDLWEVNEAFACVAMFAMRDIGIPHDKINVNGGGTALGHPIGASGTRIIVTLLNALKQQGKTRGIASLCIGGGEATAVAVELV; the protein is encoded by the coding sequence ATGCCCGCATTCAACGAAAGCGATCCCATTGTAATCCTCTCCTACGCTCGCACGCCAATGGGAAGCATGCAGGGCGCGCTGGCCGATGTAGCCGCGACCGATCTTGGCGCAGCGGCGGTGAAGGCCGCGGTCGAACGCGCCGGTGTCGCCGGTGAGGATGTGGACCGTGTCTACATGGGCTGTGTGCTTCCCGCAGGCCTCGGCCAGGCCCCCGCCCGCCAGGCCGCTCTTCTCGCGGGGCTACCGCAGAGCGCACAGGCCACAACCGTGAACAAGGTTTGTGGCAGCGGCATGCAGACCGTCATCATGGGTGCGGAAGCGCTTGCCACGGGCAGTGTCGACACCGTGATTGCAGGCGGCATGGAAAGCATGACCAACGCGCCGTATCTGCTCAAGAAGCACCGCAGCGGCGCGCGCATCGGGCACGACAAGGCCTATGACCACATGTTCCTGGACGGGTTGGAAGATGCCTATGAAGAAGGCCGTGCGATGGGCACGTTTGCGCAGGAGATGGCGGACAAGTACCAGCTGACCCGCGAGGAGATGGACGATTACTCGATCGCCTCGCTCGAACGCGCGAACAAGGCGATCGCTAGCGGTGCTTTCGCGGACGAAGTGGTCCCCGTTACGTACACCACCCGCAAGGGCGAAGTTACCATCGACACGGACGAAGCGCCAAGCCGAGGCAATCCGGACAAGATTCCGCAGCTGCGCCCCGCTTTCGCCAAGGACGGCACGATCACCGCGGCGACCTCCAGTTCCATCTCGGACGGCGCCGCTGCGGTCGTGCTGTCACGGCACAGTGTCGCCGAGGCGAAGGGCCACACGCCCGTCGCCAAGATCGTCGGACTGACCGCCCACGCGCAGGCGCCCGAAGAGTTTACCATCGCCCCTGTCGGCGCGATCCAGAAACTTCTCGAAAAGACCGGCTGGAGCGTGGACGATGTCGATCTGTGGGAAGTGAACGAGGCGTTCGCCTGCGTCGCCATGTTCGCCATGCGCGACATCGGCATCCCGCACGACAAGATCAACGTGAATGGCGGTGGCACGGCGCTTGGCCACCCGATCGGTGCCAGCGGCACGCGCATCATCGTCACCCTGCTCAATGCGCTGAAGCAACAGGGCAAGACACGCGGCATCGCCAGCCTTTGCATCGGCGGCGGCGAGGCAACGGCGGTGGCGGTCGAACTCGTCTGA
- a CDS encoding NAD(P)H-dependent flavin oxidoreductase has protein sequence MAFKGLKPIMYGGNEVWPLIEGGKGVSATNHASSGAWAAAGGIGTVSAVNADSYDAEGKIVPQVYDALTRKERHEQLIQYAIDGATAQVQKAHDIAGGNGAININVLWEMGGAQQVLEGVLERTRGLVTGVTCGAGMPYKLAEIAARYQVNYLPIISSARAFRALWKRSYHKVSELMAAVVYEDPWLAGGHNGLSNAEDPKKPEDPYPRVAALRDTMRKEGVAEDVPIIMAGGVWYLREWENWIDNPELGQIAFQYGTRPLLTEESPIPQEWKDMLRTLEEGDVLLHKFSPTGFYSSAVKNPFLYDLIYRSERQIAFTKSEEGEHSAQLDVGVKGKNFWVTPEDRQKAHKWTEEGHTVALKTPDSTVVFVTPDKRDEIRKDQADCMGCLSHCAFSSWKDHDDYTTGRLADPRSFCIQKTLQDIAHGGPVDQNLAFAGHAAYRFKTDPFYSNNFTPTVKQLVDRILAGD, from the coding sequence ATGGCATTCAAGGGTCTTAAACCCATCATGTATGGCGGCAATGAAGTGTGGCCGCTGATCGAAGGCGGGAAGGGCGTTTCGGCGACCAACCACGCCAGCTCCGGCGCGTGGGCGGCGGCGGGCGGTATCGGTACGGTCAGCGCGGTGAACGCCGACAGCTACGATGCCGAGGGCAAGATCGTCCCTCAGGTATACGACGCGCTGACCCGCAAGGAGCGGCACGAGCAGCTGATCCAGTATGCGATCGACGGCGCCACGGCGCAGGTCCAGAAGGCGCACGACATCGCCGGCGGCAACGGTGCGATCAACATCAACGTGCTGTGGGAAATGGGCGGCGCGCAGCAAGTGCTCGAAGGGGTGCTGGAGCGAACCAGGGGTCTCGTGACCGGCGTGACCTGCGGGGCGGGGATGCCCTACAAGCTGGCCGAAATCGCGGCGCGATATCAGGTCAATTATCTGCCCATCATCAGCTCTGCCCGCGCTTTTCGCGCCCTGTGGAAGCGTAGCTACCACAAAGTGTCCGAATTGATGGCCGCGGTGGTCTACGAAGACCCATGGCTGGCGGGCGGGCATAACGGGCTGTCAAATGCCGAAGACCCGAAAAAGCCGGAAGATCCCTATCCGCGCGTGGCAGCCTTGCGCGATACGATGCGCAAGGAAGGCGTTGCCGAGGACGTGCCGATAATCATGGCGGGCGGGGTCTGGTATCTGCGCGAATGGGAAAACTGGATCGACAATCCCGAGCTCGGCCAGATCGCATTTCAGTACGGCACGCGGCCGCTGCTGACCGAAGAGAGCCCGATCCCGCAGGAATGGAAGGACATGCTGCGCACGCTGGAAGAGGGCGACGTGCTGCTGCACAAGTTCAGCCCCACCGGCTTTTATTCCAGCGCGGTGAAGAACCCGTTCCTGTACGACCTCATCTATCGCTCAGAACGACAGATCGCTTTCACCAAGTCCGAGGAGGGCGAGCACAGCGCGCAACTCGATGTGGGCGTAAAGGGCAAGAATTTCTGGGTCACCCCGGAAGATCGCCAGAAAGCGCACAAATGGACCGAGGAGGGCCACACCGTTGCGCTCAAGACGCCGGACAGCACGGTCGTTTTCGTCACGCCAGACAAGCGTGACGAAATCCGCAAGGACCAGGCCGATTGCATGGGATGCCTGTCGCATTGCGCATTTTCGTCCTGGAAGGACCATGACGACTACACGACCGGCCGCCTTGCCGACCCGCGCAGCTTCTGCATTCAGAAGACATTGCAGGACATCGCCCATGGCGGCCCGGTGGACCAGAACCTCGCCTTTGCCGGCCACGCGGCGTATCGCTTCAAGACCGACCCGTTCTACTCGAACAATTTCACGCCGACGGTGAAGCAATTGGTCGACCGCATTCTGGCGGGGGACTGA
- a CDS encoding SH3 domain-containing protein → MLHRILAALLLIAIAPSVQAQDRELPYWASIAAEEVNMRAGAGEQFPIEWVYQRQGLPVKVIRFHQGWRLVQEPDGTEGWIFSALLSQRRTAIVTGEGEAPMRAEPTYASPLRWNLEPGVIGALGPCENEWCELDVDGHVGWVEADRLWGEGDP, encoded by the coding sequence ATGCTTCACCGAATTCTTGCTGCCCTTTTGCTGATCGCGATCGCCCCATCCGTGCAGGCGCAGGATCGGGAGTTGCCCTACTGGGCGAGCATCGCGGCCGAGGAAGTGAATATGCGTGCCGGCGCTGGCGAGCAATTTCCTATCGAGTGGGTTTATCAGCGGCAGGGATTGCCGGTGAAGGTCATCCGCTTCCATCAGGGATGGCGCCTGGTGCAGGAACCCGATGGGACGGAGGGTTGGATCTTTTCGGCTCTGCTCAGTCAGCGGCGTACCGCGATCGTTACGGGTGAGGGCGAAGCGCCCATGCGGGCCGAGCCGACATACGCCTCGCCTCTGCGATGGAATCTCGAGCCCGGCGTCATCGGTGCGCTTGGGCCGTGCGAAAATGAGTGGTGCGAACTCGACGTCGATGGCCACGTCGGCTGGGTAGAGGCGGATCGCCTTTGGGGGGAAGGCGACCCCTGA
- a CDS encoding coniferyl aldehyde dehydrogenase translates to MHHVTKDDSDMPDDTTDPKQLKPMLEAQRKAFVEARPEPLSARRDRLDRVIALLADNDQALCDAMNADYGNRSTVQSMLTDVLVSIRFAKYCRDKIAHWSRPDGRSVQFPLGLLGGKAEVRYEPKGVIGIISPWNFPVNLAFGPLAQVLAAGNRAMLKPSEFTPQTSALIADLVGRYFASEEVAVATGGVDVAQAFSSLSFDHLVFTGSTATGRKVMQAAADNLVPVTLELGGKSPTVIGRSADLERAGSRIVTGKMMNAGQICLAPDYLLVPEDMEDGVIAALELGVMDQFPTLRDNSDYATVINDDQFARLTSMVEDAREKGGEVIEINPAGEDFSHGNQRKMPLTVIRNPTDDMQAMREEIFGPVLPILTYSSIDEAIDGINGRDRPLGLYYFGSDEGERERVLSRTISGGVTVNDVIFHVSTEDLPFGGIGPSGIGSYHGPEGFREFSHARSVYTQPKLDVAGLAGLKPPYGDRARTILKMLARK, encoded by the coding sequence ATGCACCACGTCACGAAAGACGATAGCGATATGCCCGATGATACGACCGATCCGAAACAGCTCAAGCCGATGCTGGAAGCGCAACGCAAAGCGTTCGTCGAAGCTCGGCCCGAACCGCTCTCTGCCCGGAGGGATCGACTGGATCGGGTAATCGCGTTGCTCGCGGACAACGATCAGGCGCTGTGCGATGCGATGAATGCCGATTACGGCAATCGTTCGACCGTGCAGAGCATGTTGACCGATGTGCTGGTGTCCATCCGCTTCGCCAAGTACTGTCGCGACAAGATCGCGCACTGGTCCCGGCCCGATGGGCGCTCCGTGCAGTTTCCGCTGGGTCTGCTCGGCGGTAAGGCAGAGGTGCGATATGAGCCGAAGGGTGTGATCGGCATCATCAGTCCGTGGAATTTTCCGGTGAACCTCGCCTTCGGGCCGCTGGCGCAAGTGCTCGCCGCAGGCAATCGCGCCATGCTGAAGCCGAGCGAGTTCACGCCGCAAACCAGCGCGCTGATCGCCGATCTGGTCGGAAGATATTTCGCTTCCGAAGAGGTGGCTGTTGCGACCGGCGGCGTCGATGTGGCGCAAGCCTTTTCCTCGCTGTCGTTCGATCACCTCGTCTTCACCGGCTCGACCGCGACCGGCCGCAAGGTAATGCAGGCGGCTGCGGACAATCTGGTCCCGGTCACTCTGGAGCTTGGCGGCAAGTCGCCCACCGTTATCGGACGCAGCGCCGATCTTGAACGCGCGGGTTCGCGCATCGTGACGGGCAAGATGATGAATGCAGGCCAGATCTGCCTCGCGCCGGATTATCTGCTGGTGCCCGAAGACATGGAAGACGGTGTCATCGCCGCGCTCGAGCTTGGCGTGATGGACCAGTTTCCCACGCTGCGAGACAATTCCGACTACGCGACCGTCATCAATGACGATCAGTTTGCGCGGCTGACCAGTATGGTCGAGGATGCGCGCGAGAAGGGTGGGGAGGTGATCGAGATCAATCCCGCCGGAGAAGATTTCTCGCACGGCAATCAGCGCAAGATGCCGCTTACCGTGATCCGCAACCCCACCGACGACATGCAGGCAATGCGGGAGGAAATCTTCGGCCCTGTCCTGCCTATTCTCACGTATTCCAGCATCGATGAAGCCATAGACGGCATCAATGGGCGGGATCGTCCGCTCGGCCTTTATTATTTCGGCAGCGACGAAGGCGAGCGGGAGCGAGTCTTGTCTCGCACGATCTCAGGCGGTGTGACGGTGAACGATGTGATCTTCCACGTCTCGACCGAAGATCTGCCCTTCGGCGGCATCGGGCCGAGCGGCATTGGCAGCTATCACGGGCCTGAAGGTTTCCGCGAATTCAGCCATGCGCGCAGCGTCTACACGCAGCCTAAGCTCGATGTGGCAGGGCTCGCCGGACTGAAGCCACCCTATGGCGACAGGGCGCGCACGATCTTGAAGATGCTTGCGCGCAAATAG
- a CDS encoding class I SAM-dependent methyltransferase: MKRGSLPKLLTGLAACLAVTACDTAEDNRPPTSRDFPRPYRPVSETGSNAFSTEQIRDDRREAQTVMDQAAITEGMTVADIGAGEGYYTVRLAERVGAEGRVLAQDIDDGALRRLGSRVERERLDNVFVTKGDVDDPDLPENSFDRIFMVHMYHEITEPYAFIWRMRPALREGGQVIVVDVDRPADQHGIDPNLLFCEFERVGYRLVEFVRKPQIAGYYAQFEVAGERPEPRDIEPCVQPGEDYNELTVTDDGIAEGANGIQGS; this comes from the coding sequence ATGAAGAGAGGCTCTCTCCCTAAGCTGCTGACCGGTCTGGCTGCCTGCCTGGCGGTGACGGCATGCGATACGGCCGAGGACAACCGTCCGCCCACGAGCCGCGATTTCCCGCGCCCCTATCGTCCCGTCTCGGAAACCGGCTCCAACGCCTTTTCCACCGAGCAGATCCGCGACGACCGCCGCGAAGCGCAGACGGTGATGGATCAGGCCGCGATCACCGAGGGGATGACCGTTGCCGATATCGGCGCGGGCGAAGGCTATTACACGGTTCGCCTGGCCGAGCGGGTCGGCGCCGAGGGGCGCGTGCTGGCGCAGGACATCGATGATGGCGCGCTGCGCCGCTTGGGCAGCCGGGTCGAGCGAGAACGGCTCGACAATGTCTTTGTCACCAAAGGCGATGTCGACGATCCCGATCTGCCGGAAAACAGCTTCGACCGGATCTTCATGGTCCATATGTATCACGAGATTACCGAACCCTATGCGTTTATCTGGCGCATGCGCCCGGCGCTTCGCGAAGGCGGGCAGGTGATCGTCGTCGATGTCGATCGCCCGGCGGACCAGCACGGCATCGATCCCAATTTGCTGTTTTGCGAATTCGAGCGGGTGGGCTATCGCCTCGTGGAATTCGTGCGCAAGCCGCAAATCGCTGGATATTATGCACAATTCGAGGTGGCGGGCGAACGTCCCGAGCCTCGCGATATAGAGCCCTGCGTGCAGCCGGGCGAGGATTACAACGAATTGACCGTCACCGATGACGGCATCGCAGAGGGCGCAAATGGCATTCAAGGGTCTTAA
- a CDS encoding DUF805 domain-containing protein has translation MTDEADLSVRRGCMADFSTLPRAIRLLCEPRGRSTRTELALIVLVANLIAIITVLPASFVLPIAWEDRIWFGLYSCVALVLPAAAARRFHDMAKTGWLALPLVALLAIGLWDAWLDVTQVSFAASDLFYNEPMLEFLFNVTCLGYVVALMLPPRDPGNPYGPNPRPPEKTI, from the coding sequence GTGACTGACGAAGCCGACCTCAGCGTCAGGCGCGGCTGCATGGCGGACTTTTCCACACTGCCTCGCGCCATCCGGCTATTGTGCGAGCCGCGGGGACGGTCGACGCGGACCGAACTGGCACTCATCGTTCTGGTGGCGAATCTTATTGCCATCATCACCGTGCTGCCTGCATCATTCGTCCTGCCGATTGCATGGGAAGATCGGATCTGGTTCGGACTGTATTCGTGTGTTGCCCTGGTCCTCCCGGCGGCGGCCGCGCGGCGATTTCACGACATGGCAAAAACGGGCTGGCTTGCCCTTCCCTTGGTTGCGCTTCTCGCCATCGGACTTTGGGATGCGTGGCTCGATGTAACGCAGGTCTCCTTCGCGGCGAGCGATCTGTTTTACAACGAACCGATGCTGGAATTCTTGTTCAACGTGACCTGTCTTGGCTACGTCGTCGCGCTGATGTTGCCGCCGCGTGATCCCGGTAATCCATACGGCCCCAACCCGCGACCGCCGGAAAAGACGATCTAG
- a CDS encoding alpha/beta fold hydrolase — MDRPVPPPFRRTLREGLSLPRVLLNPLRSPRKGPQIGDGRPAIVIPGLTTGDISTTLLRRTLKARGFVPEGWGMGINTGADPAKLKRLEARIAHLHVMSGKLVLLVGWSLGGLYARVLAQRVSKHLSMVVTVASPFSGDRHANNAWRVYEALNDHTVDNPPFAENLEAKPPVPTIAIWSAVDGIVAPECARGREGESDYRLRIDVPHFTIGTSRACIEEIIAKIAEVDAEHR, encoded by the coding sequence GTGGACAGACCCGTCCCGCCGCCCTTCCGGCGGACCTTGCGGGAGGGGCTGTCGCTGCCGCGCGTATTGCTCAATCCGCTGCGCTCGCCGCGCAAAGGGCCGCAAATCGGTGATGGCCGACCGGCGATCGTCATACCGGGCCTGACCACCGGCGATATTTCGACCACTCTGCTGCGCCGGACGCTGAAGGCGCGCGGCTTCGTGCCGGAGGGGTGGGGCATGGGCATCAATACCGGCGCGGACCCGGCGAAGCTGAAGCGGCTTGAGGCGCGGATCGCGCATCTGCACGTGATGAGCGGCAAGCTGGTATTGTTGGTCGGGTGGAGCCTTGGCGGTCTGTATGCACGCGTGCTCGCCCAACGCGTGTCTAAGCACCTCAGCATGGTCGTGACCGTCGCCAGCCCGTTTTCCGGTGATCGCCATGCGAACAATGCCTGGCGCGTTTACGAGGCGCTGAACGACCATACGGTGGACAATCCGCCCTTCGCCGAGAACCTGGAGGCCAAGCCGCCCGTGCCGACCATCGCCATCTGGTCCGCCGTAGACGGGATCGTCGCGCCGGAATGCGCGCGGGGTCGTGAGGGCGAAAGCGATTACCGCCTGCGGATAGATGTGCCGCACTTCACCATCGGTACCAGCCGCGCTTGCATCGAGGAGATTATTGCAAAGATTGCCGAAGTTGATGCCGAGCACCGCTAG
- a CDS encoding ammonium transporter, with amino-acid sequence MGVAIAAAPQTAAAQELTNIAQNDPGDTAWVLTASALVMLMTLPGLALFYGGLVRAKNVLSVALQVAAVAGIASVLWVMVGYTLAFGNTTGGFIGDGSRWMLIDLDILREGMTLPESSFALFQMTFAAIAPALMVGAWVDRARFGWVLVFCGLWGLLVYAPVAHWIWGGGWLGQLGVVDFAGGLVVHTTAGVSALVVALLLGKRQGFPGPALLPHAPGLTMLGAMLLWVGWFGFNGGSALTATDDASTAIINTHVAAASAALVWLLVEKAKFGKPTSVGFATGAIAGLATVTPAAGYIAPGAAIVLGIAAALVCYCAVMLVKMKLAIDDSLDVFAVHGIGGMLGTILLGVFIWQGFGGTGYAAAGDIPMAIGVQALGIGVVALYSMFVTAMLAVGVSLFIPMRVSEDDELQGLDLASHGERGWNFD; translated from the coding sequence ATGGGAGTGGCAATCGCCGCCGCGCCGCAAACCGCCGCCGCGCAGGAGTTGACGAACATTGCGCAGAACGATCCGGGCGATACGGCCTGGGTCCTCACCGCGAGCGCGCTTGTGATGCTAATGACGCTGCCGGGCCTCGCATTGTTCTATGGCGGGCTGGTGCGGGCGAAGAACGTGCTGTCCGTCGCGCTACAGGTCGCCGCAGTGGCTGGCATCGCATCTGTGTTGTGGGTGATGGTCGGCTACACGCTCGCCTTCGGCAACACGACCGGCGGTTTCATCGGCGATGGCAGCCGCTGGATGCTGATCGATCTCGATATATTGCGCGAAGGCATGACGCTGCCGGAAAGCAGCTTCGCCCTGTTCCAGATGACATTCGCGGCGATCGCTCCCGCGCTGATGGTCGGCGCGTGGGTAGACCGCGCCCGCTTCGGCTGGGTGCTGGTATTTTGCGGACTGTGGGGCCTCCTCGTCTACGCGCCGGTCGCGCATTGGATCTGGGGCGGCGGATGGCTGGGGCAGCTCGGCGTGGTCGATTTCGCTGGTGGTTTGGTCGTCCATACGACCGCCGGCGTGTCGGCACTCGTCGTTGCGTTGCTGCTCGGCAAGCGGCAGGGTTTCCCCGGACCGGCACTGCTTCCTCATGCTCCCGGACTGACTATGCTGGGCGCGATGCTGCTGTGGGTCGGCTGGTTCGGCTTCAACGGCGGCAGTGCCCTTACAGCGACGGACGATGCCTCCACCGCGATCATCAATACCCACGTCGCCGCAGCCTCTGCCGCGCTGGTCTGGTTGCTGGTCGAGAAAGCCAAGTTTGGCAAGCCTACCAGCGTGGGCTTCGCCACTGGCGCCATCGCTGGCCTCGCGACCGTCACACCCGCTGCCGGGTATATCGCACCGGGCGCGGCCATTGTGCTGGGCATCGCGGCGGCATTGGTCTGCTATTGTGCCGTGATGTTGGTGAAGATGAAGCTGGCAATCGACGACTCGCTGGACGTGTTCGCCGTGCATGGCATTGGCGGAATGCTCGGCACAATCCTTCTCGGCGTGTTCATCTGGCAGGGTTTCGGTGGAACCGGCTACGCTGCCGCGGGCGACATTCCGATGGCGATCGGGGTGCAGGCACTCGGCATCGGCGTGGTTGCGCTTTACAGCATGTTTGTTACCGCGATGCTCGCAGTGGGTGTCAGCCTATTCATCCCCATGCGGGTGAGCGAGGACGATGAGCTTCAGGGTCTCGACCTTGCCAGCCACGGCGAGCGCGGCTGGAATTTCGATTAG
- a CDS encoding NADH-quinone oxidoreductase subunit A: MLFLGIALLLSAAFVFLPMGVSRLTGSHNPSENKLTEYECGFPAFEAPRSQFDVRFYLVAILFIIFDLEAAFLFPWAVSLDVTGWAGWTAMMVFLFILAVGFAYEWKKGALEWE, from the coding sequence ATGCTCTTTCTGGGCATTGCGCTTCTGCTGTCGGCGGCTTTCGTGTTCCTTCCGATGGGCGTTTCGCGCCTAACCGGAAGTCACAACCCCTCGGAGAACAAGCTGACCGAGTATGAATGCGGCTTTCCCGCATTCGAAGCGCCGCGCAGCCAGTTCGATGTGCGCTTTTATCTGGTGGCGATCCTGTTCATCATTTTCGACCTCGAAGCCGCTTTCCTGTTTCCCTGGGCCGTCAGCCTGGATGTGACGGGCTGGGCAGGCTGGACCGCCATGATGGTGTTCCTCTTCATCCTCGCGGTCGGCTTCGCTTACGAATGGAAGAAGGGAGCTCTGGAATGGGAGTGA